Genomic window (Vigna unguiculata cultivar IT97K-499-35 chromosome 10, ASM411807v1, whole genome shotgun sequence):
CACTGATTTCTATGGTAGTCTCCAAAAGAGGACAATAAAGTATTTTTACCACTGTCACTTAAAGACCAACTTTGAGACTTAATCCCTCGGTCCCACCACGATTCCGCGACTCTGATTCCCCCGCTCTTCGGGAAATCAAGGGGACTTACCACACGCTGCCCCATTTCCGTCCTCGGCAGGAATCGAGCACGCGaccttgctctgataccaaaggATGAGCACGCAGCGCTAGCCACTTGACCAAAAGCTATAGCTGTTAGTAAGGGTTCACACTTTGATACTTAATCCCTCGgtccaaatatctttttaataatatatttaaattccttttaacaaattataaaaaagaaacaacaaaatattaaaatttaagaaaggTGTTAAActacaaagtttttatttttattatataatttttatattaaaagtatttgttttaattttataaaaaaattaatttattttgttcaataagataaataatcaagttattaatctaaaattatattgcTTTCAAAAATTggtattaaaatattacaagtgGTCGAAGTTACTTTTACTTCCAAAGTGATTTAATTGCGTCATAGACTCGTCGGAGACTATAAATAGTACATCTTTTTGTAGTCTATAAAAGAGaaatagatttttcaaatgAGAAATATCTCTCATCATACACTTCTCATAATAAACTATGAGAGGACACACACTCCTGTGCTTTTTTCTTTTACCATTTCTCTGCATAAACCACAATGCCAACGTCTTTCCAGCCAATGCCTATTTGCTTGGCAACGAGTGTTCCATGTTGCTCCTTTTGAAAAATAACCTAATATTCAACCCTACAATTTCCAAAAAACTCACTCTTTGGAATCAAAATGAAGATTGTTGTCAATGGAATGGAGTGACATGCAAAGAAGGTCGTGTTGTAGCCCTTGATCTCAGTGAGGAGTCCATCTCAGGAGGACTTCTTAATTCAACCGTTCTTTTTGGCCTTCAATATCTTCAAAGCTTGAATCTGGCTTTCAACAACTTCAGTTCGGTGATTCCTTCTGAACTCTGCAAACTCAATAATTTGAGGTATTTGAACTTTTCAAATGCTGGCTTTGAGGGGCAGATTCCTAATGAGATGTTTCATCTCAGAAGGTTAGTTATTCTTGACTTGTCTTCTTCAATCTCCTCACCTCACTGCCTGAAACTCGACAAGCCAAATATAGCAATGCTTTTGCAAAACCTTACAGAAATCACAGAATTATATCTAGATGGTATAACAATATCTGCAAAAGGACAAGAATGGTTTCATGCTTTATCTTCATTGCACAACTTACGTGTTCTAAGCATGTCATCATGCAATATGTCTGGACCTATTCATGCTTCCCTGGCTAAGCTTCTGTCACTCACTGTTCTGAATTTAAGCAACAACAGCATGTCCAGCTCAGTGCCAGATTCCTTAACAAACTTGTCCAATCTAGTCATACTGCAACTCAGAAGTTGTGGCTTGAATGGCTCTTTTCCGAAAGATATCTTCCTCATGCCATCATTAGAGGTGCTTGACATCTCAGACAATCAACATCTTACGGGTTCTTTGCCAAACTTCCAACCACGTGGTTCTGTTCGTGACTTGAATCTTAGCGAGACAAGTTTCACAGGAAATGTTCCGGGTGCAATTTCTAACTTGAAACTTTTATCTACAATTGATATATCTTATTGCCAATTTAATGGAACACTTCCTAGTTCAATGTCAGAACTCACCCAACTAGTTTATCTGGACTTGTCTTCCAATAACTTTTCAGGTCCACTCCCTTCTTTTAATATGTCCAAGAATCTCACATATTTATCCCTCTCTCATAATAGTTTAACAGGGGTGTTGCCATCCAGTCATTTTGAGGGCCTTAAAAATCTCGCAAACATTGATCTGGGGTTTAACTTTTTCATAGGTAATCTTCCCTTATCTTTGCTTAAACTTCCATATTTGCGCGAACTTAAACTTCCCTTTAATCAGCTCACTGGTATCTTGGATGAATCAGTGATAACCTCACCTACACTAGAGATGCTTGATTTGGATAGTAATCATTTGGAGGGACCCATTCCTTTGTCTATATTTAACCTTAGAACACTTGAAGTCATTCAACTTAATTCAAACAAGTTTAATGGCACATTACAATTGCACATGATTCGCAGGTTGAGTAATCTAACTACATTAGGGCTCTCGTATAACAATTTGTCCGTTGATATATACTCTAGATATGATCGTGATTCGTCACCCTTTCCTGCTCTAAGAAATATAATGCTGGCATCTTGCAAGTTGAGAGGAATCCCTGCTTTTGTGAAAAGTCAATCAACATTACTACACCTTGACCTTGCTGACAACGAGATTCAAGGAACAATACCATACTGGATTTGGCAGCTTAAATATCTTGTTATCTTGAACCTGTCCAAAAATTTCCTAACAAAATTGGAAGGAAATGTATGGAACTTTAGTTCAAACCTTTTGCATCTTGATCTTAGTTCCAACCAACTACAAGGGCCATTTCCTTTCCTTCCAacatttgtaaatattttggaCTACTCAAACAATAGATTTAACTCTGTCATTCCAGCGGACATTGGAAATCGTCTCCCGTTCGTAACACAATTGTCTCTTTCAAACAATAGTTTTCACGGACAAATCCCTGAATCCTTTCTCAATGCTTCTCATCTTCTTCTGCTGGATCTTTCTCACAATAACTTTGTTGGAACCATTCCCCGGTGTTTTGCTAAGTTGAGTAGCACTCTTCGGGTGTTGAACTTTGGTGGAAACAAACTTCAAGGATATATTCCTGATACTCTGCCAACTTCATGTTCTCTCCAGTTATTGGACCTAAATAACAATCTCTTGGATGGTACCATCCCAACATCTTTAGCTTTTTGCCAGAAACTACAAGTCCTTAACCTTGGAAGAAATTTTTTAACCGACAAATTTCCTTGTTTCTTAAGTAAGATTTCCACCTTACGAATCATGGATTTACGGTTAAACAATCTTCACGGGTCAATTGGATGCCCAAAAAACAGAGGTGACTGGGAAATGCTCCATATGGTTGATGTAGCATTCAATAATTTCAGTGGTGCAATACAAGGAGCCCTATTGAACAGGTGGAAAGCAATGATGCGAGACAATGATAATGTGGGACCAGAATTTGGCCACTTATTCATTGAGCTCGTTGATAACTATGATCCCAAGAATTTTAAGGAATTAATGTCACTCTTAGACAAAAATATTGTAGCAAAGTTAGCTAAACTTGTTGCACACATACCTCGCTCTATTCTTGACCAGGGGTCCTCAGAACCATATAAAGTGGATCTTACTCAGTATCAAAATTCAATTCTTATTACAAATAAAGGTCAACAAATAAAATTGGACAAAATCCAGAGAGCCTTCACTTACGTGGATATGTCAAGCAACAATTTTGAGGGTTCAATACCAATTGAGCTAATGCAGTTCAAGGCAATGATGGCTCTTAACTTGTCAAATAATGCCTTCTCAGGTCATATCCCATCATCTattgaaaatttgaagaatCTTGAATCCTTAGACTTGTCAAACAATTCTCTAAGTGGAGAAATCCCTAGAGAGCTAGCTAGTCTAAATTTTCTTGCATATCTGAATCTCTCAAACAATGACCTGGTGGGTGAAATTCCAAAGGGCACACAAATTCAGACATTTGATGGAGATTCCTTTGAAGGAAATGAAAAGTTATGTGGGTCTCCATTGACCCGTAATTGCAGCAATAGTGGAATGCCAACTCCTGAAACACCTCAATCTCATTCTAAGAACTCAATTGATTGGAGTTTATTAAGCGTAGAGTTGGGATTTATTTTTGGCTTTGGAGTTTTCATTATCCCTCTGCTTTTCTGGAAGAGATGGAGCTTTTGGTATTCCAAACAGATGGATGAGATCTTTCACAAGATCATTCCCCAACTTGATTTTGCTTATGAACACCAACGAGGTCACACACGACAAACTCTAAGGAGGAGATACTGAAATCTAAGGTAAACTACTTTTGTGATTTAATTTCTACAATAAGTAACTTTACATATTCTAcgtgaaatttcaattttatgtttctgaatgaatttttcttttattatgagCAGTTTTCAAATAAGGATGTTGTCCGTTATCCATGTTGGACCCAATAACGAATTAGTaagtaattttaatatgaatttagTAGATGTTTCATAGTTCCTTCTGTTCAACTTGCTGCTGTAAAATGGATAAGATAGCTGGGTGATGTGCGTGtttctttataaattcaaaacaattacttttataaattcaaatcaattattttaatacgtATATAAGTTACACttaaacttatttactaatttcatctcaaattgaaaagaaataaattggATTATTTGAAGGAattgaggtactaaattgagcaaaaaaaatttaataaacaactAAATTGATAACAACTATTACTATTATCACgtttcataattataaattgTCACGTGGCACGACAataacttgacacgtgacagattataattttttagaaaaaaaattaaaaattaaaaaaattaagaattaaaaaaattaaaaattaaaaaaattaaaaaaattaaaaaatttaacagcTTGACATGTATCCTGTACACAATGTTAGTTtcaacttaacggagatgaccaaattaaatCCTTTTAGATAATTGgaatattaaattgaatcaacCAATAATaaatggaccaaattgaattaaacCAAAAAGTTAAGACCAAATCATGAATTATAccttcaatttaaattaattattttttataaaataataaaaattattgtaaaaaaatataatattatcaaatattgaatattgaatagtaaagtaatatatatttgtttttgtttgatagcaaatatttataaattatattatattaaatgaaatttttttatataattgtttcgATGGAATTACActtatgatattaaattaaaaatatatatatatatatatatatatatatataaaatatcaaaataatattcacatgataaaaataaataaaaaacaaaaatattaacaagAAGTCCAATTTgtgtcttaaaaataatttgataaaccattgaatgaaatcgtgaaaaaaaaacaaatatataattaaggtacGTTAATAATAAACTATGAGTATTTAGTGATTTAAACGGGAACAAAACATGAGTGAAGATGTGTATTAGAAGGCATATAACGACGGAATAAATATGTACATACAGATCTCTATCTCCTTACACGAGTTTGGACAATACtcaaaaaaactaatttatttgtcatcACTACATAaatcacatttttatttaatttatttatatttgttaatgaATTTATCTTTTCACACgtacacaataaaataatataatataatataatataatataatataatataatataatataatataataagacATAAAATTATCTgatttaaacattaattatacatGATATTGTACACATGTaatcttttagaaaattaattaatcaataaaaataatattaaattagatagtatttgataatttttttaagtttatatatacaccatttatttatttcaccTTATTATAATTACTACATAGAAGTCATATTCCAAATTTAGCATATATTTTTATGGctcaattatattttgtctctctcgtaataaatttgaaaattttcaagtttCTATCCAATTTTAGTGTTTTACTGAgtcctcaaattttttaaaatatcaattaaatcagttagattttttaagttaattatatGACATACCAGATATCTTACACTATAACCTGCTTAGGTGTCAACAATATCGTACTTTCAAACTAGATACCATAATAACTACATCCTCGTCACAGATTTGTTGTATTcaagaaaaaaactattaataaaatatattaaaatttaaaaattcaaaaattcaaaaattcaaaaactaaaaaaatacaccaaattcaaaaatataaaattagataattaggtactaataaaattataaaatatatatttgtagctatctgttttataatttcatagtACTATAGTTTTATAGTCTTATAGTCTTGTAGTCTTGTAGTCTTACAGTGTTATAGTTTTATAGTCTTGTCATTTAATAGTCTTATAGTCTCATAGTCCCATAGTCTTATAGTCCTACAGTCTTATAGTCTTAATGTCCTACAGTCTTATGCtcctataattttataattttataattttataattttataattttttttataattttataattttataattttataattttataattttataattttataattttataattttataattttataattttataattttataattttataattttataattttataattttataattttataattttataattttataattttataattttataattttattttataattttataattttataattttataattttataattttataattttataattttataattttataattttataattttataattttataattttataattttataattttataattttataattttataattttataattttataattttataattttataattttataattttataattttataattttataattttataattttataattttataattttataattttataattttataattttataatttttataattttataattttataattttataattttataattttataattttataattttataattttataattttataattttataattttataattttataattttataattttataattttataattttataattttataattttataattttataattttataattttataattttataattttattttataattttataattttataattttataattttataattttataattttataattttataattttgtaattttgtaattttgtaattttataattttgtaattttgtaattttataattttttaattttgtaattttgtaattttgtaattttgtaattttataattttataattttgtaattttataattttataattttataattttataattttataattttgtattcttttaattttataattttataattttatatttttatattcttataatcttataatcttataattttatatttttatattcttataatcttataatcttataattttataaatttataaatttataaatttataaatttataaatttataattttataattttataattttataattttataattttataattttataattttataattttataattttataattttataattttataattttataattttataattttataatttataattttataattttataattttataattttataattttataattttataattttataattttataattttataattttataattttataattttataattttataattttataattttataattttataattttataattttataaatttataaatttataatttattttataattttataattttataat
Coding sequences:
- the LOC114167559 gene encoding receptor-like protein 7, whose protein sequence is MRGHTLLCFFLLPFLCINHNANVFPANAYLLGNECSMLLLLKNNLIFNPTISKKLTLWNQNEDCCQWNGVTCKEGRVVALDLSEESISGGLLNSTVLFGLQYLQSLNLAFNNFSSVIPSELCKLNNLRYLNFSNAGFEGQIPNEMFHLRRLVILDLSSSISSPHCLKLDKPNIAMLLQNLTEITELYLDGITISAKGQEWFHALSSLHNLRVLSMSSCNMSGPIHASLAKLLSLTVLNLSNNSMSSSVPDSLTNLSNLVILQLRSCGLNGSFPKDIFLMPSLEVLDISDNQHLTGSLPNFQPRGSVRDLNLSETSFTGNVPGAISNLKLLSTIDISYCQFNGTLPSSMSELTQLVYLDLSSNNFSGPLPSFNMSKNLTYLSLSHNSLTGVLPSSHFEGLKNLANIDLGFNFFIGNLPLSLLKLPYLRELKLPFNQLTGILDESVITSPTLEMLDLDSNHLEGPIPLSIFNLRTLEVIQLNSNKFNGTLQLHMIRRLSNLTTLGLSYNNLSVDIYSRYDRDSSPFPALRNIMLASCKLRGIPAFVKSQSTLLHLDLADNEIQGTIPYWIWQLKYLVILNLSKNFLTKLEGNVWNFSSNLLHLDLSSNQLQGPFPFLPTFVNILDYSNNRFNSVIPADIGNRLPFVTQLSLSNNSFHGQIPESFLNASHLLLLDLSHNNFVGTIPRCFAKLSSTLRVLNFGGNKLQGYIPDTLPTSCSLQLLDLNNNLLDGTIPTSLAFCQKLQVLNLGRNFLTDKFPCFLSKISTLRIMDLRLNNLHGSIGCPKNRGDWEMLHMVDVAFNNFSGAIQGALLNRWKAMMRDNDNVGPEFGHLFIELVDNYDPKNFKELMSLLDKNIVAKLAKLVAHIPRSILDQGSSEPYKVDLTQYQNSILITNKGQQIKLDKIQRAFTYVDMSSNNFEGSIPIELMQFKAMMALNLSNNAFSGHIPSSIENLKNLESLDLSNNSLSGEIPRELASLNFLAYLNLSNNDLVGEIPKGTQIQTFDGDSFEGNEKLCGSPLTRNCSNSGMPTPETPQSHSKNSIDWSLLSVELGFIFGFGVFIIPLLFWKRWSFWYSKQMDEIFHKIIPQLDFAYEHQRGHTRQTLRRRY